A single region of the Sciurus carolinensis chromosome 16, mSciCar1.2, whole genome shotgun sequence genome encodes:
- the Has1 gene encoding hyaluronan synthase 1 isoform X1 has protein sequence MRQQDVPKPNAAARRCSGLARRVLTIAFALLILGLMTWAYAAGVPLASDRYGLLAFGLYGAFLSAHLVAQSLFAYLEHRRVAAAARRAAARGPLDAATARSVALTISAYQEDPAYLRQCLTSARALLYPRARLRVLMVVDGNRAEDLYMVDMFREVFADEDPATYVWDGNYHQPWEPAAAGAVGTGAYREVEAEDPGRLAVEALVRTRRCVCVAQRWGGKREVMYTAFKALGDSVDYVQVCDSDTRLDPLALLELVRVLDEDPRVGAVGGDVRILNPLDSWVSFLSSLRYWVAFNVERACQSYFHCVSCISGPLGLYRNNLLQQFLEAWYNQKFLGTHCTFGDDRHLTNRMLSMGYATKYTSRSRCYSETPSSFLRWLSQQTRWSKSYFREWLYNALWWHRHHAWMTYEAVVSGLFPFFVAATVLRLFYAGRPWALLWVLLCVQGVALAKAAFAAWLRGCLRMVLLSLYAPLYMCGLLPAKFLALVTMNQSGWGTSGRRKLAANYVPLLPLALWALLLLGGLVRSVAQEARADWCSPSRVAEAYHLAAGAGAYLGYWVVMLTLYWVGVRRLCRRRSGGYRVQV, from the exons ATGAGACAG CAGGATGTGCCCAAGCCCAACGCGGCAGCGCGCCGCTGCTCAGGCCTGGCCCGGCGCGTGCTGACCATCGCCTTCGCCCTGCTCATCCTGGGCCTCATGACCTGGGCCTACGCCGCCGGTGTGCCGCTAGCCTCGGATCGCTATGGCCTCCTGGCCTTCGGTCTCTACGGGGCCTTCCTCTCCGCGCACCTGGTGGCGCAGAGTCTCTTTGCGTACCTGGAGCACCGGCGGGTGGCGGCTGCAGCGCGGCGCGCGGCAGCACGGGGACCCCTGGACGCAGCCACCGCCCGCAGCGTGGCGCTGACCATCTCGGCTTACCAGGAGGACCCGGCGTACCTGCGCCAGTGTCTGACGTCCGCCCGCGCCCTGCTGTACCCGCGCGCGCGGCTGCGCGTGCTCATGGTGGTGGATGGCAACCGCGCCGAGGACCTCTACATGGTCGACATGTTCCGGGAGGTCTTCGCTGACGAGGACCCCGCCACCTATGTGTGGGACGGCAATTACCACCAGCCCTGGGAACCTGCGGCTGCGGGCGCTGTGGGTACCGGCGCCTACCGGGAGGTGGAGGCCGAAGATCCTGGGCGGCTGGCGGTGGAGGCGCTGGTGAGGACGCGCAGGTGCGTGTGCGTGGCGCAGCGCTGGGGCGGCAAGCGCGAGGTCATGTACACGGCCTTCAAGGCGCTCGGCGACTCGGTGGACTATGTGCAG GTCTGTGACTCAGACACCAGGCTGGACCCCCTGGCACTGCTGGAGTTGGTGCGGGTGCTGGATGAGGACCCCCGGGTAGGGGCTGTTGGGGGGGACGTGCGAATCCTCAACCCTCTGGACTCGTGGGTCAGTTTCCTGAGCAGCCTGCGGTACTGGGTAGCCTTCAACGTGGAGCGTGCTTGTCAGAGCTACTTCCACTGCGTGTCCTGCATCAGTGGTCCCCTCG GCTTGTACAGAAACAACCTCCTGCAGCAATTCCTGGAGGCCTGGTACAACCAGAAGTTCCTGGGCACTCACTGCACTTTTGGGGATGACCGGCATCTCACCAACCGGATGCTCAGCATGGGCTATGCTACCAA GTACACCTCGCGGTCCCGCTGCTACTCGGAGACGCCCTCTTCCTTCCTGCGCTGGCTGAGCCAGCAGACGCGCTGGTCCAAGTCCTACTTCCGCGAGTGGCTGTACAACGCGCTGTGGTGGCACCGGCACCACGCGTGGATGACCTACGAGGCGGTGGTGTCCGGCCTCTTCCCCTTCTTCGTGGCGGCCACCGTGCTGCGGCTCTTCTACGCCGGGCGCCCGTGGGCGCTGCTCTGGGTGCTGCTGTGCGTGCAGGGCGTGGCGCTGGCCAAGGCGGCCTTCGCGGCCTGGCTGCGCGGCTGCCTGCGCATGGTGCTGCTCTCGCTCTACGCGCCGCTCTACATGTGCGGCCTGCTGCCGGCCAAGTTCCTGGCGCTCGTCACCATGAACCAGAGTGGCTGGGGCACCTCGGGTCGCCGGAAGCTGGCCGCCAACTACGTCCCTCTGCTGCCGCTGGCCCTCTGGGCCCTGCTGCTGCTCGGGGGCCTGGTGCGCAGCGTggcccaggaggccagggccGACTGGTGCAGCCCCTCCCGGGTCGCGGAGGCCTACCATCTGGCGGCCGGCGCCGGCGCCTACCTGGGCTACTGGGTGGTGATGCTGACGCTGTACTGGGTGGGCGTGCGGAGGCTCTGCCGGCGGCGGAGCGGGGGCTACCGCGTCCAGGTGTGA
- the Has1 gene encoding hyaluronan synthase 1 isoform X2 — translation MRQDVPKPNAAARRCSGLARRVLTIAFALLILGLMTWAYAAGVPLASDRYGLLAFGLYGAFLSAHLVAQSLFAYLEHRRVAAAARRAAARGPLDAATARSVALTISAYQEDPAYLRQCLTSARALLYPRARLRVLMVVDGNRAEDLYMVDMFREVFADEDPATYVWDGNYHQPWEPAAAGAVGTGAYREVEAEDPGRLAVEALVRTRRCVCVAQRWGGKREVMYTAFKALGDSVDYVQVCDSDTRLDPLALLELVRVLDEDPRVGAVGGDVRILNPLDSWVSFLSSLRYWVAFNVERACQSYFHCVSCISGPLGLYRNNLLQQFLEAWYNQKFLGTHCTFGDDRHLTNRMLSMGYATKYTSRSRCYSETPSSFLRWLSQQTRWSKSYFREWLYNALWWHRHHAWMTYEAVVSGLFPFFVAATVLRLFYAGRPWALLWVLLCVQGVALAKAAFAAWLRGCLRMVLLSLYAPLYMCGLLPAKFLALVTMNQSGWGTSGRRKLAANYVPLLPLALWALLLLGGLVRSVAQEARADWCSPSRVAEAYHLAAGAGAYLGYWVVMLTLYWVGVRRLCRRRSGGYRVQV, via the exons ATGAGACAG GATGTGCCCAAGCCCAACGCGGCAGCGCGCCGCTGCTCAGGCCTGGCCCGGCGCGTGCTGACCATCGCCTTCGCCCTGCTCATCCTGGGCCTCATGACCTGGGCCTACGCCGCCGGTGTGCCGCTAGCCTCGGATCGCTATGGCCTCCTGGCCTTCGGTCTCTACGGGGCCTTCCTCTCCGCGCACCTGGTGGCGCAGAGTCTCTTTGCGTACCTGGAGCACCGGCGGGTGGCGGCTGCAGCGCGGCGCGCGGCAGCACGGGGACCCCTGGACGCAGCCACCGCCCGCAGCGTGGCGCTGACCATCTCGGCTTACCAGGAGGACCCGGCGTACCTGCGCCAGTGTCTGACGTCCGCCCGCGCCCTGCTGTACCCGCGCGCGCGGCTGCGCGTGCTCATGGTGGTGGATGGCAACCGCGCCGAGGACCTCTACATGGTCGACATGTTCCGGGAGGTCTTCGCTGACGAGGACCCCGCCACCTATGTGTGGGACGGCAATTACCACCAGCCCTGGGAACCTGCGGCTGCGGGCGCTGTGGGTACCGGCGCCTACCGGGAGGTGGAGGCCGAAGATCCTGGGCGGCTGGCGGTGGAGGCGCTGGTGAGGACGCGCAGGTGCGTGTGCGTGGCGCAGCGCTGGGGCGGCAAGCGCGAGGTCATGTACACGGCCTTCAAGGCGCTCGGCGACTCGGTGGACTATGTGCAG GTCTGTGACTCAGACACCAGGCTGGACCCCCTGGCACTGCTGGAGTTGGTGCGGGTGCTGGATGAGGACCCCCGGGTAGGGGCTGTTGGGGGGGACGTGCGAATCCTCAACCCTCTGGACTCGTGGGTCAGTTTCCTGAGCAGCCTGCGGTACTGGGTAGCCTTCAACGTGGAGCGTGCTTGTCAGAGCTACTTCCACTGCGTGTCCTGCATCAGTGGTCCCCTCG GCTTGTACAGAAACAACCTCCTGCAGCAATTCCTGGAGGCCTGGTACAACCAGAAGTTCCTGGGCACTCACTGCACTTTTGGGGATGACCGGCATCTCACCAACCGGATGCTCAGCATGGGCTATGCTACCAA GTACACCTCGCGGTCCCGCTGCTACTCGGAGACGCCCTCTTCCTTCCTGCGCTGGCTGAGCCAGCAGACGCGCTGGTCCAAGTCCTACTTCCGCGAGTGGCTGTACAACGCGCTGTGGTGGCACCGGCACCACGCGTGGATGACCTACGAGGCGGTGGTGTCCGGCCTCTTCCCCTTCTTCGTGGCGGCCACCGTGCTGCGGCTCTTCTACGCCGGGCGCCCGTGGGCGCTGCTCTGGGTGCTGCTGTGCGTGCAGGGCGTGGCGCTGGCCAAGGCGGCCTTCGCGGCCTGGCTGCGCGGCTGCCTGCGCATGGTGCTGCTCTCGCTCTACGCGCCGCTCTACATGTGCGGCCTGCTGCCGGCCAAGTTCCTGGCGCTCGTCACCATGAACCAGAGTGGCTGGGGCACCTCGGGTCGCCGGAAGCTGGCCGCCAACTACGTCCCTCTGCTGCCGCTGGCCCTCTGGGCCCTGCTGCTGCTCGGGGGCCTGGTGCGCAGCGTggcccaggaggccagggccGACTGGTGCAGCCCCTCCCGGGTCGCGGAGGCCTACCATCTGGCGGCCGGCGCCGGCGCCTACCTGGGCTACTGGGTGGTGATGCTGACGCTGTACTGGGTGGGCGTGCGGAGGCTCTGCCGGCGGCGGAGCGGGGGCTACCGCGTCCAGGTGTGA